Sequence from the Phragmites australis chromosome 6, lpPhrAust1.1, whole genome shotgun sequence genome:
AGAATTTTGAAGGATTTCAATATTTAGGAATTTTTCCTATAAAGATCATTTGGAACAAAGAAATGAACTTGTCAAATTCCTACGAAATGACTTCTTTCATTAGAATTTTAGAGAAATTGTAACATGATATCCATCCACTTGAAAATTTTCCTTTATGCCTCTcttatttatttgatttctaTGTTTTTACTACACTCCAACCAAACAATAATTCGtacatttttcctattttttattCTATAGGATTCAAGGTGCTAAAACAATCCAATCTTGTACTTTTCCTATGTGTTTTCAGAATCCTGTAGTCCAAAAATACCCTTAACCTGAGCATTTCTAAGCGAAATGCTGCTTACTGAATCTGATGGTGACAAGCAGAACGGTGACCATTGCACACAATCTGCAAGAGGTTTCATAAGACCAGAATCACAAACTGAATGCGCTGATGAGACCAAACTGATCATGGAGATAAGTGCTGAGACAGCAACTCACATGGGGTTTCCAGAGCACATCTCATTTCCATTACGATAAGAAACCACTACAACAGCATTGCAAGATAAAGAAGGTTACCCAGCGAATCTCCTAGCACAAGCATAAACCACACTGATGCTAACACACCACCACAAAAGAACCCAAGAGAAACACATATCCTACAGGCAGACATCAGGAGGAGAACGAGTCGACAGGCGACGACGGCACCAGGAGCTCGCTCAGGCCCTCTCGCCCCTGATGCGGCGCGCGAGCTGGATGTCCTTGGGCATGATGGTGACACGCTTGGCATGGATAGCGCAGAGGTTGGTGTCCTCGAAGAGCCCCACCAGGTACGCCTCGGCGGCCTCCTGCAGCGCCGCGACGGCGGACGACTGGAAGCGGAGGTCGGTCTTGAAGTCCTGCGCGATCTCCCGGACGAGGCGCTGGAAGGGGAGCTTGCGGATCAGAAGCTCCGTGCTCTTCTGGTACTTGCGGATCTCGCGGAGCGCGACGGTGCCCGGGCGGAAGCGGTGCGGCTTCTTCACGCCACCCGTGGCCGGGGCCGACTTGCGTGCTGCCTTGGTCGCCAGCTGCTTGCGGGGAGCCTTGCCTCCCGTCGACTTGCGCGCCGTCTGCTTCGTGCGGGCCATCGGGGTTGGtcaggaggaggacggcgagccggcggcgaggaggctgAAGATTTGGGTTGGATTCGAAGTGGATTCGAGCGATTTGGAGGTGACTCGAGACGGACGGTTCGGGTGGGTATTTGTAGGGAGAGTgtggggaggaggcggagcgGCGGTTTTTTTTGGGTGGGGGGTGGGTGCGAGGACGAAGAGGCGTTGGATGGGGATGGAGGGTGGGGATGAGGCGGGCGGTGTGAGGGGTAGGGATCCGCGGGCTGGGCAGAGGTGGATTCGTATTGGCTGGCGTTGGGGTGAGGTGGATTGACGGGCCCACATGGCAGTGGACGCGAGTGGTTTTCGCTTCTTCCGCCCAGCTTTGGCGCCGGCGGTGAAAATGATCCGCCGAGGCGGCGAGAATTTTTCGTGTTTGGGCGCTGGATTAGGATTTCGATTTTGAAAATAAATCGTACTGAAGCGCGGCGTGTGCTTAACTGCGTATTGTTGTAAAAGTTTTTAAAGTAAAGTCTAATACATGCTCGCATAGCACGTTTTAACACACATCTCAATAATATTGGAGGCTTACGTAATCTCATAGTCACACGTTTTGACcactaattatatatatacatatatcatttctctcaaattttaattttaaaaaaatatgagcacAAGTCTAAAGTCGAATGGATAGATCTCACCATAATAATTCTAACCAACAGCTCAATTTGCATTATTGCTCATTAGTAGTGGAGCAATTTTTTCCATGACAGTATCTTTCTTTGCGAATTTACAGTATGTACCTTTATATGTATTTAGGTTTGGTATATGAAAACTATTACGTATGGATTAATCTCGAAAGGTATCttcaaaatattataatttATATGATTTAAAACTTGTGTTTCAATATTCGAAACGACATTTCTTACCTGATGAATTTTTGGAACATATTTGTAGCTTTCACGGATGGAGGCTATTTTTTAATAGTTTGCCCGCTTTGCATATCGGGAGGAAACTTTAGGGTGATTGGTTGTCTAAATAGGTTttgcgcatatatatatatagctaaatAACTTTATCGTGGGATTAAGAGTGATCGATAATATTTTAAAGTCACTTacgttatactgcgataattaACCTGTaattttctatacgagtaacaacaagtcgagtggtgctgccaaacataTGTACATTAAGTAGCATATTGTGAAATATATAGTCCATGATCAAATAATAAGTGTCAAgtatataagtactaagtcaatgTTTGCAGATCCGCTTACTAAAGTCTTACCACTCTATATTTTATGTGATCATGTTGCTGGCA
This genomic interval carries:
- the LOC133922015 gene encoding histone H3.2, which encodes MARTKQTARKSTGGKAPRKQLATKAARKSAPATGGVKKPHRFRPGTVALREIRKYQKSTELLIRKLPFQRLVREIAQDFKTDLRFQSSAVAALQEAAEAYLVGLFEDTNLCAIHAKRVTIMPKDIQLARRIRGERA